The proteins below are encoded in one region of Mya arenaria isolate MELC-2E11 chromosome 15, ASM2691426v1:
- the LOC128219854 gene encoding uncharacterized protein LOC128219854 isoform X3: MRIRKKMAEQVYEYNSGLSAEIITHILGKNNCDLVHLDENVPRAKVVDHVSSSFQTDLRKVRWKKNGASATNGDITHLEEEGEIFIRQSGTYMVLSKLVIHRDPSAQVSANFSHVLYRSSHRHRSETVLLQRSRTLCHASDGQYDSFISAVFRFNKFDRISIHNTHAQHLQINDTENFVGVFFTYDMY; this comes from the exons ATGCGAATTCGGAAG AAGATGGCTGAGCAGGTTTACGAATATAACTCTGGTTTATCTGCAG aaataattacCCACATCCTTGGAAAAAATAACTGTGACTTAGTTCATCTGGACGAAAACGTGCCGCGAGCAAAAGTTGTTGACCACGTCAGTTCCTCATTTCAAACTG ACCTCCGGAAAGTTCGGTGGAAGAAGAACGGTGCTTCAGCAACAAATGGGGATATAACACACTTGGAAGAAGAAGGAGAGATATTCATCAGACAGTCCGGTACATACATGGTACTGTCGAAGCTTGTGATACATCGGGATCCATCTGCACAGGTTTCGGCCAACTTTTCCCACGTTCTGTATCGATCCTCACATAGGCATCGGTCGGAAACTGTTCTTTTGCAGAGAAGCAGAACGTTGTGCCACGCAAGTGATGGTCAATACGATAGTTTCATATCAGCGGTTTTTCGATTTAACAAGTTCGATCGCATATCCATTCACAATACACACGCGCAGCATTTACAAATCAACGACACGGAGAACTTCGTTGGTGTGTTCTTCACGTATGACATGTACTAA
- the LOC128219858 gene encoding uncharacterized protein LOC128219858 yields the protein MALSITLKVFAFSNIVFTCILCISFVSIISLFPIKISQKSIKYATNMCVSCDELQSFPGFPAVASEDIDRLRSAKNKSSCCSSTDEILRMRIRKKMDEQVYEYNSGLAAETITNILGKDNCDIFHPDENVPLAKVVGVVDHVRSSFQTDLRKIRWKKNGASATNGDITHLEEEGEIFIKQEGTYVVLSKLRVHRDPSTPFAANLSHVLFRLTHKYESETVLMQRSRTLCHASDDQYDSFISAVFRFHKYDRISIHTTHAQHLQINDTENFFGVFFTYDMY from the exons ATGGCATTGTCAATCACTTTGaaggtttttgcattttctaaTATTGTATTCACTTGCATCCtttgtatttcatttgtatCAATCATAAGCTTATTCCCAATTAAAATCAGTCAGAAATCAATCAAGTATGCAACAAACATGTGTGTGTCATGTGATGAACTGCAAAGCTTCCCTGGGTTCCCCGCTGTTGCATCTGAAGACATCGATAGATTACGGTCTGCGAAAAACAAGTCCTCATGCTGTTCTTCAACTGACGAAATTCTGAGGATGCGAATTCGAAAG AAGATGGATGAGCAGGTGTACGAATACAACTCGGGTTTAGCTGCAG AAACAATAACGAATATCTTGGGGAAAGACAACTGTGACATATTTCATCCGGACGAAAATGTGCCGCTAGCAAAAGTTGTTGGCGTTGTCGACCACGTCAGGTCTTCATTTCAAACTG ACCTCCGGAAAATTCGATGGAAGAAGAACGGTGCTTCAGCAACAAATGGGGATATAACACACTTGGAAGAAGAAGGAGAGATATTCATCAAACAGGAGGGTACATACGTTGTACTGTCAAAGCTAAGGGTACATCGGGATCCGTCTACACCGTTTGCAGCCAACCTTTCCCACGTTTTGTTCCGATTAACACATAAGTATGAATCTGAAACGGTTCTCATGCAGAGAAGCAGAACATTGTGCCACGCAAGTGATGATCAATACGATAGTTTCATATCAGCGGTTTTTCGATTTCATAAGTACGATCGCATATCCATTCACACTACACACGCGCAACATTTACAGATCAACGACACAGAGAACTTCTTTGGCGTGTTTTTTACGTACGACATGTACTAA